The nucleotide window TCTTCGCGAACTAGATAGAAAAGAAAACGAGTGTGGGAAAGCCCCTTCAGGCAAACACTATCAACAAGATTCTCGCCCGCGTGCGCACCATGATAAACGACGCGTTCGAGGGCGGTGAGATTGCGAGTCCGCGCAATCCGATGGGCCTCGTAAAGAATCTGACCGTCCCCGAGCGGGAAACCCACTCGTTCGAGCCCAGCGAGCTACTTCGAATCTTCTCAGTATGTAAGGTCGGCAGCGTGCACTTTACATCTTGTTAGCTTTGACCGGACTTCGACCGGGCGAGGCGCTGGCACTGGTACCAGAACACCTCAATTTCACGGATGGCACCATTCTGGTACGTCAGCAGTTGGTGGAGAAAGGCGAGGTGTCAGTACGGCTAAAGACCAAGGCCTCGCGGCGCAGCGTCGAGATGTTCGAGCCGGTCAAGGTAGCGCTCTTCGAGGTGATGGCAGTCAATCACCTTCGAAGCCGTTTCATCTTCTGTGGACCTATGGGACGGCCGATGCTGGAGCGCAGCGTCGGCGATCACCCATGGCGGCGGGCAATAGCGCGAGCGGGTGTCGAGTACCGCGTGCTCTACAATCTGCGCCATACTTACACGACGCTGATGATTCGCAGGAAAACCGCTGCAGTGGATAGCGCACCAGCTCGGCCACGTTGGCCTCAAGAAAATCGACGAGGTCTACGGACGCTGGACGCGCAGTCCAGAGGAAGAGCCGCTCGACCTCGACTCATTCTTCCTCCAGATCGTACGACTGCCGAATGCGGCACAACGGCTACAGAGTCTGCCAAACCCCAGCCAAACCGCGGTTGCGGCGATCGCTAGTGCTGCGAGAAGTCTTGCACTTAGAAGGGTTTTTTCCGATGAGAGTGCCCCGGCCGGGAATCGAACCCGGACTTGAGGTTCCGGAGACCTCCGTGATGTCCTTTTCACTACCGGGGCAGAGTTTGGCGGACCTCATCAATATATCAGGGTTTGGAGCCGGACAAGCACGCCTGCGCCGGATGAGGATGAGATACGGTACCGCCCCCGCTCGCGTTAGCAGAGGAGGGGCGCATCGCAAGAAAGCGCCGTTCGACGTAACGGAAGTGCAAACCGGCGACGATCGAGGTCGCGACTAGGACGATTGCTGACACGATCGCGAATCGCATCACGGTTGGATTCATTGCGGGCGATGGCAGAACCACCAGTTGTATTGATCTCATCCGCGCAAGCGAATCCGGAGTGATTAGATGCAGCGCAAGCCATGCGATCGGCGCATGGAACAGATAAACGCCATACGAAATGCGCCCCAGTCCCGTAAGCGGTCGCCACGACAGCACGCGTGCCGCAATCGATGAAGGCTGGATGAAAACCGCACTTATCAAGGCCGCGGTAGCGCAAGCTTCCAGTGTGTAGCCAAAGGTTGCGCTGCGCCACGAAGCGCTCGAGGGTGTGCCGCCAGTCACAAAGGCGACGCAAAGGCTGGTAAGAACTACGAGTGTTTCCGGTAGCCAGCGCGATTCGCGCATCCGCCTCCACACCAATCGCGCCCGCCGATGCCTCAGCGATAAGGCCGCCGCGCAGCCGAGCAGAATCACACCGATGCGAGTATCAGTGGCGAAATAGATCCAGACCGAAGAGTCTGCTGTAGGTGCGGTCAGATGGCCCCAGTTGAGCCACGAATACAACCCGATTCGATATGCGGTCAAAGTCAAAATCGCGATCAGGCAGAACGGTAAGGCCCGCTTTACTCCCAGCCATCGCAGCACCGTCGGCCAGAAGAGATAGAATTGTTCTTCGACACACAGCGACCAGAGCACGACGATAACATCGAAATGTGTTCCGCCGACGGCGATCTGATAATTGTAGGTGTAGGTCAGCAAGGCGGGCAGAATTCGCGGAATTGCTTTAACCTGGGGTTGGTTGAACACCACAGCTCCCACCAGCACCGCAGTCAGCATCGAGAGATATGCCGGACCTAAGCGTAAGAAACGTCGGCTGTAAAATCGCTTCAGGTTGATGGTGCCGGTGGCGGCGATTTCGCTCTGGAGAATCCAGGTGATCAGAAAGCCGCTGAGCACAAAAAAGAGATCGACGCCGTACCATCCGCGGGTGAGTTCAGACAGAAGTGGTCCATTTGGCAACACGCTGGCGCCGACATGGAGCAGCAGCACCGGCAGTATCGCGACGCCACGTAGCCCATCAAAGGCAGGAACGTAGGCATGGCGATTCTCGTGCGACATGAGGCAATCCAATCCAATCGCTCGTGACAAAATCCTGGGGTGCGGGTGGAGGAGGAAGCCGCCGAAGTGATCGTAACGCCGCAACTGATACGGTGTACATTTTTTTTTGCAACTCACTAGGGAGCTGCTCTGCGATTGTCAATGCATTCGCAGAAATAGCGAGATGAAGCCGCCCAGGACTTCAACATTGCTAAATTTAGAAGAGAATCCCCGTTTTAGTCGTCCTTGTGACAAGCGAACGCCTCAGAAAAGGGCGACGTTAGCGTGGTGCAACTACGAAGTAGCTGGGTAAGTCTGTCTTGCGTCTTACCAATCGCAAAGAAAATTGGTTTTTAGAGTGGTCAAAGATCGAAAAGGAATCTCTGACCGAAGTAGGCACGTCTTCAACCGGTTGTCTTGCCCGCTCTCAGAGTTACTTGACCCTTTTTGCGTTCGAGTGCCAATTCGCAATGAGGGCTTCATTCGAAATCGCTATCAGCCACAGTGAGTGCGAAATGATGGCGCGCCGTCAGCTCCGGTTAGAGAGTTCAGAGAATGTCGGACCCACTCTGAAGATCAGATCAGATGAGATTCTTGCTTCTAAGCTGCCGCACTTGTGCTCTGACCCCGGCGAGACCTTGGCGCGCATAGACGAACATCAAGCGCTCCGCACTGAAATAGCTTAATACGGGGTTCCTGAACTTGTTGTTGAATCGCGCTCGATCACGGGGATCGATGCCGAATTCGGGCGCGAGCTTTTCTAGGATCACGCCGAGATCGAATGCCGCCGGAACCGCGAGGTAATAGTTGCCGTCGGAGAGATTGTTGATCGTGAATTCCGGCAGGAACGCCGTCGGCGAGGTCGGTGCCGCTTGTAGGTCGAAGGTTCCGGTGGCACCGAGCGCGGGCAGCCGAAGTCTGCGCAAGGCGTCTCTCGACAAGTAGCCTTTCGCTACCGGATCAATTCTCGCGATAATCGCTGCTGCGCGAATCCAGTTCACCACCTTATATTCATTCCCCAAGGTCGGCGCTGCGTGCGCGCTCGCTTGGGTAATGACCAGCTCCGGCCCCAGACCGCGTTTCATTGATTCC belongs to Candidatus Binataceae bacterium and includes:
- a CDS encoding acyltransferase, producing MSCKKKCTPYQLRRYDHFGGFLLHPHPRILSRAIGLDCLMSHENRHAYVPAFDGLRGVAILPVLLLHVGASVLPNGPLLSELTRGWYGVDLFFVLSGFLITWILQSEIAATGTINLKRFYSRRFLRLGPAYLSMLTAVLVGAVVFNQPQVKAIPRILPALLTYTYNYQIAVGGTHFDVIVVLWSLCVEEQFYLFWPTVLRWLGVKRALPFCLIAILTLTAYRIGLYSWLNWGHLTAPTADSSVWIYFATDTRIGVILLGCAAALSLRHRRARLVWRRMRESRWLPETLVVLTSLCVAFVTGGTPSSASWRSATFGYTLEACATAALISAVFIQPSSIAARVLSWRPLTGLGRISYGVYLFHAPIAWLALHLITPDSLARMRSIQLVVLPSPAMNPTVMRFAIVSAIVLVATSIVAGLHFRYVERRFLAMRPSSANASGGGTVSHPHPAQACLSGSKP